From Dasypus novemcinctus isolate mDasNov1 chromosome 8, mDasNov1.1.hap2, whole genome shotgun sequence, the proteins below share one genomic window:
- the LOC101423556 gene encoding cyclin-dependent kinase inhibitor 2A encodes MEPLADRLAAAAARGRVEEVRALLQAGAQPNAPNRCGRRPIQVMMMGSARVAELLLVHGADPNCADPATLTRPVHDAAREGFLDTLLELHRAGARLDVRDAWGRLPVDLAEERGHQEVAKYLRRAVGTPEAV; translated from the exons ATGGAGCCCCTGGCAGACCGGCTGGCCGCGGCCGCCGCCCGGGGCCGGGTCGAGGAGGTGCGGGCGCTGCTCCAGGCTGGGGCGCAGCCCAACGCGCCGAACCGCTGCGGTCGCCGCCCGATTCAG GTCATGATGATGGGCAGCGCCCGCGTGGCGGAGTTGCTGCTGGTCCACGGCGCGGACCCCAATTGCGCCGACCCGGCCACTCTCACCCGGCCGGTGCACGACGCTGCCCGGGAAGGATTTCTGGACACGCTGCTGGAGCTGCACCGGGCAGGGGCGCGGCTGGACGTGCGCGACGCGTGGGGTCGCCTGCCCGTGGACCTGGCTGAGGAGCGGGGCCACCAGGAGGTCGCCAAGTACCTGCGCAGGGCCGTGGGGACACCAGAGGCAGTCTAG